GAAATTGCAGCATTTTTCTCTAAAATAGAAAGTAATGTCATAGTGACACTATTCTTGGGGGAAAAATGAAAAATCTCTTCATCGCACTTCTTGTTGTGATCGGTTTGGCACCATTGGCACAAGCCGACATCAATGACAGCATGAACCACTCTGAAATCATGGACGTTCGACCACGTCCTCGTCCTGAACCGTATCCAGGCAATCCGGGCCGCCCAGATCCATATCCTGGAAATCCCCGTCCAGAGCCGCGCCCCGATCCACGACCTTATCCACCGCCACACTATCGCTCCGAGTTTATAACATGTGGATCTTATAACTATCGCTACAACGAATGTTATATCAATCCTTACTACCTTTACCAAATCCGCGTGTACCAAGTTCACTCGTATGAGCCTTGCTATTGGGGTCAAACGACAGGTGCTTACAACGATCGGATTTGGGTGGACCGCGGATGCCGCGCCACTTTCGAGATCATTCGTTATTACTAAACATGTGAATGATTTTCCGCAAAGGCCTGTGGATTCACAGGCCTTTTTTTGTTTTTTCTAAAGCTCCATTGAAAGCCGCTCCTAAGTTCTCGAAAATTTTTAGTAACTCTAAAAGGAGAACATATGGCTTTACAAACATCACAACCTTCTGAAAAAAGACGCGTTCCTATGTCGAGCGAGGAGTCGGAAATTCGCGACGTCCTTGAGCGTTTTTCCGAAGCTTTG
This region of Bdellovibrio sp. 22V genomic DNA includes:
- a CDS encoding DUF3011 domain-containing protein; the encoded protein is MKNLFIALLVVIGLAPLAQADINDSMNHSEIMDVRPRPRPEPYPGNPGRPDPYPGNPRPEPRPDPRPYPPPHYRSEFITCGSYNYRYNECYINPYYLYQIRVYQVHSYEPCYWGQTTGAYNDRIWVDRGCRATFEIIRYY